One segment of Solanum stenotomum isolate F172 chromosome 1, ASM1918654v1, whole genome shotgun sequence DNA contains the following:
- the LOC125844047 gene encoding protein trichome birefringence-like 41, whose product MAKVVERFVLFLNITPIFVVIIVSFCLLEANAHVVVTNISRKSCDLFEGNWVFDNSYPLYNSTTCPFIRKEFDCIKYGKPNLDYLKYRWQPKGCVLSRFDGKNFMKRYRGKRIMYIGDSLSLNNFESLLCLLHAALPKSKFKQQINKHSVSVTFEDYGVEVILFHSNYLVDIEVVPNVGRVLKLNSIKSGEIWKQADVLIFNTWLWYLRADSKQQWDFVENNGTISKDMNRIEAFRIGLNTWAKWVERDINTKKTKVFYQGASATHYHGSEWGKPEVKNCFNETSPVRGSTYPSGLPIPVNIVKQVLKNMSKPIVNLLDITKLTQLRKDGHPSIYNGIHGFDCTHWCIGGVPDTWNNILYASLFPTSPKHSI is encoded by the exons atggCTAAAGTGGTTGAGAGATTTGTCCTTTTTCTAAATATTACtcctatttttgttgttataatAGTAAGTTTTTGCTTATTAGAAGCAAATGCTCATGTGGTAGTCACTAATATTAGTCGAAAGAGTTGTGATTTATTCGAAGGAAATTGGGTTTTTGATAATTCATATCCATTGTATAATTCAACAACTTGTCCATTCATAAGAAAGGAATTTGATTGCATCAAATATGGCAAACCTAATCTTGATTATCTTAAATATAGATGGCAACCCAAGGGTTGTGTCTTATCGAG ATTTGATGGAAAAAACTTCATGAAAAGATACAGAGGAAAAAGGATAATGTATATTGGGGATTCTTTAAGTCTTAACAACTTTGAATCCCTTCTATGTTTGCTTCATGCTGCTCTCCCCAAATCCAAATTCAagcaacaaataaataaacattctGTTTCCGTCACTTTTGAG GATTATGGAGTTGAAGTGATACtatttcattcaaattatttGGTAGACATTGAAGTGGTACCCAATGTTGGAAGAGTATTAAAACTAAATTCCATTAAAAGTGGAGAAATTTGGAAGCAAGCTGATGTTTTGATCTTTAATACTTGGCTTTGGTATCTACGAGCCGATTCTAAGCAACA ATGggattttgttgaaaataatgGCACGATATCCAAGGACATGAACCGTATTGAAGCTTTTCGTATAGGATTAAATACATGGGCTAAATGGGTTGAAAGAGATATTAATACAAAGAAAACCAAAGTATTTTATCAAGGAGCATCAGCCACACATTACCA TGGATCTGAATGGGGTAAGCCAGAAGTAAAGAATTGTTTCAATGAGACAAGTCCAGTAAGAGGATCAACATACCCAAGTGGCTTACCAATTCCAGTAAACATAGTGAAACAAGTACTAAAGAACATGTCAAAGCCAATAGTAAATTTACTTGACATAACAAAGCTAACACAACTAAGAAAAGATGGACATCCAAGTATATACAATGGTATACATGGCTTTGATTGTACACATTGGTGTATTGGTGGAGTTCCTGATACTTGGAATAATATTCTATATGCATCTCTCTTTCCCACTTCTCCCAAACActccatttaa
- the LOC125844073 gene encoding protein trichome birefringence-like 38, translated as MVKIFIDEFKYFLVIILAVLIGSSEANGCDLFEGNWIIDNSYPLYDSKACPFIRREFDCIKFGRTNLDYLKYRWQPSNGCVLPRFDGKDFLEKFRGKKIMYIGDSLSLNIYESLLCLLHAAVPQVKYNQVILRENVTVTFLDYGVEIVLFHSNLLVDIEVEKIGRVLKLDSIKDGQIWKNFDLLIFNTWLWYTRRPPGQQWDFVEYNGKILKDMDRVEAFRAGLKTWAKWVETDVDTTKTKVFFQGTSPAHYHGSEWGEPTVNSCLNETTPVNGSTYPSGLPIPVDIVKEELKNMSKPIVNLLDITKLSQLRKDGHPSIYNGNHGLDCTHWCIGGVPDTWNQILYASLL; from the exons atggtgaaaatatttattgatgagtttaaatattttcttgttattatttTAGCAGTATTAATTGGGTCATCAGAAGCAAATGGTTGCGATTTATTTGAAGGAAATTGGATTATTGATAATTCATATCCACTGTATGATTCAAAAGCTTGTCCATTCATAAGAAGGGAATTTGATTGCATCAAATTTGGAAGAACAAATCTTGATTATCTCAAATATAGATGGCAGCCAAGTAATGGTTGTGTCTTGCCAAG ATTTGATGGCAAagattttttggaaaaattcagAGGAAAGAAGATAATGTATATTGGGGATTCTTTGAGTCTTAATATTTATGAATCCCTTTTGTGCTTGCTTCATGCTGCTGTCCCACAAGTTAAATATAATCAAGTAATACTTAGAGAAAATGTCACTGTCACATTTctg GATTATGGAGTTGAAATAGTATTATTTCATTCGAATCTTTTAGTGGAcattgaagttgaaaaaattGGACGTGTATTGAAACTAGATTCAATTAAAGATGGGCAAATTTGGAAGAATTTTGACCTTTTGATATTCAATACTTGGCTTTGGTATACAAGAAGACCACCAGGACAACA GTGGGATTTTGTTGAATATAATGGCAAAATATTGAAAGACATGGATCGGGTCGAAGCTTTTCGGGCTGGGCTAAAAACATGGGCCAAATGGGTTGAAACAGATGTGGATACAACAAAAACCAAAGTTTTCTTTCAAGGAACATCTCCGGCCCATTACCA TGGATCAGAATGGGGTGAACCAACAGTGAACAGTTGCTTGAATGAAACAACTCCAGTGAATGGATCAACATACCCAAGTGGATTACCAATTCCTGTGGACATAGTGAAAGAAGAATTAAAGAACATGTCAAAGCCAATAGTAAATTTACTTGACATAACTAAATTATCACAACTAAGAAAAGATGGACATCCAAGCATATACAATGGCAACCATGGCTTGGATTGTACACATTGGTGCATTGGTGGAGTTCCTGATACTTGGAATCAAATTCTTTACGCTTCTCtactttga
- the LOC125844056 gene encoding protein trichome birefringence-like 39, with product MAKGVNSTFVYILGAMFMLSFVFVFEAMLTVFSRFYSDAIAKKLVHIERNTTRIISKQEEEAEIITSNCNLFEGSWVIDDDVIHPLYNTTTCPFIRTIFDCTNRPDRQYLKYKWQPSACNLPRFDGRDFLRKYKGKQIMFIGDSLSLNNYESFLCLLYVSVPGMNYKTKLTNQSVTVIFEDYEVLVTLFNSLFLVDVEVEPNIGRVLKLNSIKNGEIWKQADVLIFNTWLWWTRGKPKQPWDYIEDGGKLVKDMNRITAFKRGLNTWVKWVETQVDPTKTKVFYQGEAGSHHHGEDWGEPGVKGCSNQTRPVMGSIYPGGLPLAAQIVKKVLRKKESIFLLDITILSHLRKDGHPANHNGYKGIDCTHFCLSGVPDTWNQLFYASLF from the exons ATGGCAAAGGGTGTGAATAGTACTTTTGTGTATATTCTTGGTGCAATGTTTATGTTGagttttgtgtttgtttttgaaGCCATGTTGACGGTATTTTCAAGGTTTTATTCAGATGCAATTGCCAAGAAATTAGTTCATATAGAAAGAAATACAACAAGAATAATAtcaaaacaagaagaagaagcagaaatAATTACAAGTAATTGCAACTTGTTCGAAGGAAGTTGGGTGATTGATGATGATGTTATCCATCCTTTATATAACACAACTACTTGTCCATTTATTCGAACTATATTTGATTGTACCAATCGACCTGATCGTCAATATCTTAAGTATAAATGGCAACCTAGTGCTTGCAATTTACCAAG GTTTGATGGCAGAGATTTTTTGAGGAAATACAAGGGGAAGCAAATAATGTTTATTGGGGATTCACTAAGTCTAAATAATTATGAATCATTTTTATGCTTGCTTTATGTTTCAGTACCTGGAATGAACTACAAGACCAAATTAACCAATCAAAGTGTTACTGTAATTTTTGAG gattatgaggttttagtgaCATTATTCAACTCATTATTCCTAGTAGATGTTGAAGTGGAACCTAATATTGGAAGAGTATTAAAACTAAATTCCattaaaaatggagaaatttgGAAACAAGCTGATGTTTTGATCTTCAATACTTGGCTTTGGTGGACAAGGGGAAAGCCAAAGCAACC GTGGGATTATATTGAGGATGGTGGAAAATTGGTGAAGGATATGAATCGTATAACTGCATTTAAAAGAGGATTAAATACATGGGTCAAATGGGTTGAGACACAAGTGGATCCAACTAAAACCAAAGTTTTCTACCAAGGAGAAGCTGGTTCTCATCACCA TGGAGAAGATTGGGGTGAGCCAGGAGTGAAAGGTTGCTCAAATCAAACAAGACCAGTTATGGGATCAATTTATCCAGGTGGTTTGCCTTTAGCTGCCCAAATAGTGAAAAAAGTGTTGAGAAAAAAAGAGTCAATATTCCTATTAGATATTACAATTCTTTCACATTTAAGAAAAGATGGACATCCAGCCAATCATAATGGCTATAAAGGCATTGATTGTACACATTTTTGCCTTTCTGGAGTTCCTGATACTTGGAACCAACTATTTTATGCTTCTTTATTTTAG
- the LOC125844126 gene encoding uncharacterized protein LOC125844126 — protein MENSIKDELYSDIFDMSNLQSSLRPTTNSGNNDSHDSEWCDVWSDDGDLCHDSTDKVDKTSEMDREWQRRHDQFHTVGYRDGLMAGKEASVQEGFNVGFTDSVYVGYNWGLVRGITSALASLPNGLIERMVDTKEIQNKFQQLHDSVQSRSTVEMLKMFHDYLTRKSEESSKNDNSSTCLADSSDLSSNDSLLENYQKELRSLIDESGLKLQLDTKE, from the exons ATGGAAAACAGTATAAAGGATGAACTCTACTCTGACATTTTCGATATGTCAAATCTTCAATCAAGTCTTAGGCCGACTACCAATTCTGGAAACAATGATTCACATG ACAGCGAGTGGTGCGATGTGTGGAGTGATGATGGAGATTTGTGTCATGATTCTACTGATAAAGTGGATAAAACATCTGAAATGGACAGGGAATGGCAGAGGCGGCATGACCAATTCCACACT GTCGGATACCGTGATGGTCTTATGGCAGGGAAAGAAGCTTCAGTTCAAGAGGGATTTAATGTTGGTTTTACAGACTCTGTATATGTTGGTTACAACTGGGGTCTTGTCAGAGGTATCACTAG CGCTTTGGCCTCTCTTCCCAACGGCTTAATAGAAAGAATGGTTGATACAAAGGAAATCCAGAATAAGTTCCAGCAGTTACATGACTCTGTGCAATCTCGTTCAACAGTGGAAATGCTTAAGATGTTCCATGATTATCTGACAAGGAAATCGGAAGAGAGTTCTAAAAATGACAACTCTAGCACTTGCTTGGCGGATTCCAGCGACCTCAGCTCCAATGACAGTCTTCTTGAGAATTACCAGAAAGAGCTACGATCACTTATTGATGAATCAGGGCTCAAATTGCAGTTAGATACAAAAGAGTAG
- the LOC125844028 gene encoding calmodulin binding protein PICBP translates to MVQKKVLNKLGIKTDHIKANNQIMNHKPSFPISQNHETIKNRKAELKKKMMKKSGKTKHLEYEISHSPNFRKYVPQPGKPPTSTNSSTPTKRQRQNQNQNQQQQQSICTPNYMKSTSSSVARKEQSQVSSRSLQTYSQSCSRKNSSNSKLGSGSSVNKPIRSLLARTPSFKPTRVSSCSPIVMYDDFQVERATCSSTLKEVKFPSYLELSPGGTESDGTSVFKVCPYTYCSLNGHHHPPLPPLKCFLSSRRRTLKNQRSFKLGCVSPRRANPRGLGLNDNVPKQIESTTEKVAPLTNEDDKEFFVEIYSNEKEETNSVDDYYIIDSSVTDLVPSGESSEVAADDTEDNLDQKREAISAEINTPGFCPAENPNEGASDMVQEEVDIESLSMHTEIEMEATAEELESEASDMDWDVEKYFAFSEDETGSISDDIDPITLVDDPVVSEEFTEKSSNPELLSDNTLEEFFDKESIISGTSYDYADSESICSHTEFDIDECVEVSEDTTRISLDVNLILDGTDSETATMDYQAAVKAEETFCLEDETATSHEECVTLQDDDAAALTGYQELNVCYLNEVQDETCKDNEERSDENIVVKMEDTEIKTDCCEQGDENGHGNNAQLLVVEADLKDESDGSHQDEDGSENASEDCTSHQAEDGIENASGVEVDQTAEACVEKQNQIKDKKTHAKYDSSEEMSERYINLRGIARRNDTKEPDESRDFNPRPPNFLPLEPDPDAEKVDLKHQMMDDRKNAEDWMLDFALRRAVDKLAPARKRKVALLVEAFETVLPTSKWEPHLRRSASGFTHPRPIQACN, encoded by the coding sequence ATGGTGCAAAAAAAAGTCCTCAACAAGCTTGGTATCAAAACTGATCATATTAAAGCCAACAACCAAATAATGAACCACAAACCATCTTTTCCTATATCACAAAACCATGAAACCATCAAGAATAGAAAAGCTGAACTCAagaaaaagatgatgaagaaatcAGGCAAAaccaaacacttagaatatgAAATCTCCCACTCACCAAATTTCAGAAAATATGTACCTCAGCCAGGCAAACCACCCACTAGTACTAACTCATCAACACCAACGAAGCGTCAGCGTCAGAATCAGAAtcagaatcagcaacaacagcAATCAATATGTACTCCAAATTATATGAAGTCCACAAGCAGTTCTGTTGCAAGGAAAGAGCAATCTCAGGTAAGTTCAAGGAGCCTTCAAACTTATTCACAAAGTTGTAGTAGAAAGAATTCAAGTAACTCAAAGTTAGGCTCGGGTAGTTCTGTTAATAAACCAATAAGGAGTTTGTTAGCTAGAACTCCTAGTTTTAAACCAACAAGAGTTTCATCATGTTCCCCTATTGTTATGTATGATGATTTCCAAGTAGAAAGGGCTACATGTTCATCAACTTTGAAAGAAGTTAAGTTTCCTTCATATCTTGAACTTAGTCCTGGAGGAACAGAATCAGATGGAACTTCTGTTTTCAAGGTTTGTCCATACACATATTGCTCTCTTAATGGTCATCATCACCCTCCTTTGCCTCCATTGAAGTGTTTCTTGTCATCAAGAAGGCGTACGTTGAAGAATCAGAGGAGCTTCAAGTTGGGATGTGTCTCTCCTCGTCGAGCTAATCCTCGTGGATTAGGCTTGAATGATAATGTGCCAAAACAAATAGAGAGTACTACAGAGAAGGTAGCTCCTCTGACAAATGAAGATGACAAGGAGTTTTTTGTCGAAATTTATAGCAACGAAAAGGAAGAGACCAACTCGGTAGATGATTATTACATCATTGATTCTTCTGTCACTGATCTTGTACCTTCGGGTGAAAGCAGTGAAGTGGCAGCAGATGATACCGAGGACAATCTTGATCAAAAGAGAGAAGCTATTTCAGCAGAAATCAACACGCCTGGCTTTTGTCCTGCAGAGAATCCGAATGAAGGTGCTAGTGACATGGTTCAAGAGGAAGTGGATATTGAATCCTTGAGTATGCATACTGAAATAGAGATGGAAGCAACAGCAGAGGAGCTAGAATCTGAAGCTTCTGATATGGACTGGGATGTTGAGAAGTACTTTGCATTTAGCGAAGACGAAACTGGTTCAATCTCAGATGATATAGATCCCATCACATTGGTTGATGATCCAGTTGTCAGCGAGGAGTTCACGGAAAAATCATCTAATCCTGAACTTCTATCTGACAACACTCTGGAAGAGTTCTTTGATAAAGAAAGTATCATCTCTGGAACAAGTTATGATTATGCTGACTCCGAATCAATCTGTTCGCATACAGAGTTTGACATTGATGAGTGTGTTGAAGTGTCTGAGGACACTACACGTATCTCTCTAGATGTCAATTTGATTCTGGATGGTACAGATAGTGAGACAGCAACAATGGATTATCAGGCTGCTGTTAAGGCAGAAGAAACCTTCTGTCTAGAAGATGAAACTGCAACTTCTCACGAGGAATGCGTAACTCTTCAAGATGATGATGCAGCTGCACTTACAggctatcaagaactcaatgtTTGCTATCTCAATGAAGTGCAAGATGAAACCTGTAAGGATAATGAAGAGCGTTCGGATGAAAACATTGTTGTCAAGATGGAAGATACAGAAATAAAAACAGATTGCTGTGAACAAGGAGATGAAAATGGTCATGGCAATAATGCTCAACTGTTGGTAGTAGAGGCAGATCTCAAGGACGAGAGCGATGGAAGCCATCAAGATGAAGATGGAAGTGAAAACGCCTCTGAAGACTGTACAAGTCATCAAGCTGAAGATGGAATTGAAAACGCCTCTGGTGTCGAAGTGGATCAAACAGCTGAGGCATGTGTGGAAAAGCAGAACCAAATCAAAGATAAGAAGACACATGCAAAATATGATTCGAGTGAAGAAATGTCTGAGAGGTACATAAACCTGAGAGGCATAGCCAGGCGCAATGACACTAAGGAGCCAGATGAGTCAAGAGACTTCAATCCACGACCACCAAATTTCCTGCCACTGGAGCCAGATCCAGATGCAGAGAAAGTTGATCTCAAGCATCAGATGATGGATGACAGGAAAAATGCAGAGGACTGGATGCTTGATTTTGCACTCCGACGAGCAGTGGACAAACTTGCACCAGCTCGTAAGAGAAAGGTTGCATTGCTCGTGGAGGCTTTTGAAACAGTATTGCCAACATCTAAATGGGAACCTCACCTCAGGCGCAGTGCATCAGGGTTCACACATCCTAGACCAATTCAGGCTTGCAACTGA